One genomic window of Diospyros lotus cultivar Yz01 chromosome 8, ASM1463336v1, whole genome shotgun sequence includes the following:
- the LOC127808623 gene encoding uncharacterized protein LOC127808623: protein MAPSKEWMNLVNDRLNEAYQIGVQKFLDYALKKLGAKNKIRCPCTKCCNTDLGTRESIEAHLMIHGISEGYTFWYHHGELSNEPQSESEDEENEILQYDTSAPDDSDDEIQQFINDLYPQFKGLDENNEDVEFPNTQNLPEMEPNNGAKQFYKLIDDLEQPIYPGSLVSRLSAILKLLHIKSLGHWSNKSFTMLLQLLKEFLPEGSFLPDSYYNAKKVLHDIGLSYEKYDSCVNDCMLYWKTDNGCDCCKVCGASRWKKDYRSGEFKMKTNGKKIPVKTLRYFPLKPRLQRLFMSSKTASSMRWHFDKRVDDGVIRHPADSMAWKDFDKVHPNFASEPRNVRLGLASDGFQPFSNSRTPYSIWPVVLIPYNVEPWVCMKPSNFLLSMLIPGPDGPGDAIDTYLQPLIDELKELWELGVETFDVSTRQNFMMHAALMWTINDFPAYGILSGWSTKGKLACPCCNKNTFSTRLTNGGKQCYMGHRRYLPMNHKWRNNRVSFDGTRERGVAPNLLSGVDVLKQVQDLEGITLTKSRQLKTKINHENRGDNWNKKSIFFKLPYWSTLLLRHNLDVMHIEKNICDNILGTIMNVKGKTKDNLKSRLDLKSMGIRPELHPIVQGDKVFLPPASYVLSPKEKDAFLIFLKKLRVPDGFSSNISQCVNLKDHKIIGLKSHDCHVLIQHILPIALRGIVPNDVCEALTELSLFFKILSGKALRVKEIEQIESQIFVTLCKLEMIFPPSFFNVMEHLPIHLPNEVKVGGPIQYRWMYPMERYLYNLKSFVRNKTHPEGSIAEGYIASECMMLCSRYLPSMETKFNRLDRNYEGDVHNGGSLVFNQRGRLLGAGITRDLENNEWIEAHIYILRNCSKVQPFIE, encoded by the coding sequence ATGGCACCTAGTAAGGAGTGGATGAATCTTGTCAATGATCGACTTAATGAAGCTTATCAAATAGGGGTACAAAAGTTTCTAGATTATGCTTTAAAGAAGTTGGGTGCCAAAAATAAGATTCGGTGCCCATGCACAAAATGTTGCAATACTGATCTTGGAACTCGTGAGTCTATTGAGGCACATCTAATGATACATGGAATATCTGAAGGgtatacattttggtatcatcATGGTGAACTAAGCAATGAGCCTCAATCTGAGTCTgaggatgaagaaaatgagatcTTACAATATGATACTAGTGCTCCAGATGATAGTGATGATGAGATCCAACAATTCATAAATGATTTGTACCCTCAGTTTAAAGGATTagatgaaaataatgaagatgtTGAATttccaaatacccaaaatttGCCTGAAATGGAGCCGAATAATGGAGCCAAACAGTTTTACAAGTTGATAGATGACCTTGAGCAACCAATATATCCTGGTTCACTAGTTTCAAGATTATCTGCAATTCTTAAATTGTTGCATATCAAGAGTCTTGGTCATTGGAGTAATAAGTCATTTACTATGTTGTTGCAATTGTTAAAAGAATTCTTACCTGAAGGGTCTTTCTTACCAGACTCATACTATAATGCGAAAAAGGTATTGCATGACATTGGTTTGTCTTATGAAAAGTATGACTCTTGTGTGAATGATTGCATGTTGTATTGGAAGACCGACAATGGATGTGACTGTTGCAAGGTATGTGGTGCTTCTCGATGGAAGAAAGATTATCGTAGTGGAGAATTTAAGATGAAAACAAATGGTAAGAAAATACCAGTAAAAACTCTACGTTACTTTCCATTAAAGCCACGACTTCAGAGGTTGTTTATGTCTTCCAAGACAGCCTCTTCTATGAGATGGCATTTTGATAAAAGAGTAGATGATGGAGTGATAAGACACCCAGCTGATTCAATGGCGTGGAAGGATTTTGATAAAGTCCATCCAAATTTTGCCTCAGAACCTCGTAATGTTAGACTTGGTCTTGCTAGTGATGGCTTTCAACCTTTTTCTAATTCAAGAACACCGTATAGTATATGGCCAGTAGTGCTTATTCCGTATAATGTGGAGCCTTGGGTTTGCATGAAGCCGTCTAATTTCCTTTTGTCAATGCTTATCCCAGGACCAGATGGACCAGGGGATGCAATTGATACTTACCTCCAACCTTTGATAGATGAATTAAAGGAGTTGTGGGAATTGGGTGTCGAAACCTTTGATGTGTCAACACGTCAAAATTTTATGATGCATGCAGCTTTGATGTGGACGATCAATGACTTCCCTGCTTATGGGATTTTATCTGGATGGAGTACAAAAGGAAAATTAGCATGTCCTTGTTGTAACAAGAATACTTTTTCGACAAGGCTTACTAACGGTGGGAAACAATGTTATATGGGTCATCGACGTTATTTGCCTATGAATCACAAATGGAGAAATAATAGGGTTTCTTTTGATGGTACAAGGGAAAGAGGGGTCGCTCCAAACTTACTTTCTGGTGTAGATGTTCTAAAGCAAGTGCAAGACCTTGAAGGGATTACTTTAACTAAATCTCGTCAATTGAAGACCAAGATAAATCATGAAAATAGGGGAGATAATTGGAACAAAAAAAGTATATTCTTTAAGCTTCCATATTGGAGTACACTTTTGCTACGACATAATTTGGATGTGATGCACATTGAGAAGAATATATGTGATAACATTCTTGGAACTATCATGAATGTTAAGGGAAAGACTAAGGACAATTTAAAGTCTCGGCTTGACTTAAAATCAATGGGCATACGACCAGAGCTACACCCAATTGTACAAGGAGACAAAGTTTTTTTACCACCTGCAAGTTATGTTTTGTCTCCAAAGGAAAAGGATGCattccttatatttttaaaaaaattaagggttCCTGATGGATTTTCATCCAACATATCTCAATGTGTTAACCTCAAAGACCACAAAATTATCGGTTTGAAGagccatgattgtcatgttcttatTCAGCATATACTTCCTATTGCATTACGTGGCATCGTTCCTAATGATGTATGCGAGGCACTCACTGAattgtctttgtttttcaagatattGAGTGGTAAGGCATTAAGGGTAAAAGAAATAGAGCAAATTGAATCTCAAATTTTTGTCACTCTCTGCAAGTTGGAAATGATCTTTCCACCatctttttttaatgtaatgGAGCACTTGCCGATACATTTGCCAAATGAGGTTAAGGTCGGTGGGCCCATACAGTATCGATGGATGTACCCCATGGAGAGATATTTGTATAATTTGAAATCGTTTGTTCGTAACAAAACACACCCAGAAGGCTCAATTGCTGAAGGATACATTGCTAGTGAGTGCATGATGCTTTGTTCAAGGTACTTGCCTAGCATGGAGACAAAGTTTAACAGGCTGGATAGAAATTACGAGGGTGATGTGCACAATGGAGGTTCACTTGTGTTCAACCAACGTGGGAGACTTTTGGGAGCTGGAATTACCCGTGATCTAGAAAACAATGAGTGGATtgaagcacatatatatattctaaggAATTGCAGCAAAGTTCAGCCATTTATTGAGTAA